In Theobroma cacao cultivar B97-61/B2 chromosome 7, Criollo_cocoa_genome_V2, whole genome shotgun sequence, the genomic window CCTTAAACAGTAAAGGATTGTCTCAATTGCAGGGCAATGTTATTCGTTGATTATTGTCACGGTTATTCGTTCTTGCAATATTCAGTTACTTTCCACAAGAAAAATCTTAGCCTAACCTAAAACCTGAGGGATTAATTTACTCATCTTTCTCCCTTTTAATGACAGATTTGTAATGCTCTCATGGAACGTACTCGATCATCATTTGATGTAAGTCTTGACTTTCTCTTGCTGCTGAGTTAGGATATGATCCGTGATCGGATACCATGATGCAACAAGAAAAGGATTTtggttatttgtttttgacaaTTGCAACAATCTCACTGTCCTCAGTCGAAAGCAATCTAGTTCTTTACCAGTTCTGTCAGGATCATGAAAGTATTGACTAGTTCGAAGAAATGGGGTGCTTCAATTATTCTACTTCCGTTGTCCTTGAACTGGCGATTGACATGTTCTGGCTTGATCAAATCCCTGTGTTTTGGTGGGTTCACACATCTTTGTCCTGAACCAAGGGCTTTGAAAGTGTGAACCTTGGGTGTGAACGGTGAAAGTCTACCCACGCCCGTCAGCCATGGACCCAACTTCACGACGAAGCCAGTCTTGAAAGTGGATCCCACTTTGATGTTTCTTTCAGACTTTCACGACATGTTTACGGTCCTTTCTAGTTTCTACCTAGGTGCCAAATATTAGGACCATAATAGCTAGCTTAGCAGTAACGCAAATCAGAAACTCCATGGATAACTTGTCTTTGAGAATCTGACCTTTAGATGTGCATTCAGGATTAAGATCTAATGGGAGATTCTCATTCCATGACATTTTTATAATTCTCTTTGTTTCAAATTGCATGTTggtcttattattattattgtgtTGTTTCACTAGGCATTATTCATAAGTCCTGGTAGATATGGTTATTAACTTATAATTTAACTCATTAAATCTTATATTGTTTGTCTTTTGTTGTTgttattcaaatatttaatttcataaaagatttgaccatgaaataaattaaaagaagtaTCTAATATTTTTTCACCGACACTTTCatccatatatttttttatcaatacaTTTCACTTTCAAAGAGTAAATATAAACTTCACTTTCATGTTTTTgggtttcaatttattttatgtgatgtcatgtaattttttaatttttttttaaaaaatacaaaatattatctGAAAAATGTTAATATAGGAACCGTGTAAGTAGAATTTactttgccttttttttttttacatataaCGTATTAATCTAAAGAAGCCAAAAAAATGTCATCTACCTAGGTTCCATCATGGGCAAATCATTAAATCAGTGAAGGTAATTGAATGAACAGATCAAGTTTgtctgtcttttttttttttcctttttttgttttgtttgtagTACTACACTTGTAATATCAACCTCCATTTCGGCATTTCCTGGTACTTCCTTATGCTTTTGTAGTACAGACAACGACAAAAACCATCTTCTCTCTGTCCATATAATCCATGTATGTATCATGTAAGAACTTCACATTCTTTCAATGAAACTCTCAcgctttctcttcttcctccttctctccctctctcttttcctctctGCCACCTCCCATGGGGgcagtgatgatgatgacaaGGGTGCAGGTGAAAGCAATGAGCCTCCTCATAGCCTACGTTCCAAATCCTTGGTCTTGGTCAAGATATGGTGCTTGATTCTTGTGTTTGTAGGGACCTTCATCGGTGGGGTGTCACCATATTTCCTGAAATGGAACCAGGGTTTTCTGGTATTGGGAACTCAGTTTGCTGGCGGGGTTTTCCTGGGGACTGCCATGATGCATTTCTTGAGTGATGCCAATGAAACTTTTGAGGATTTGACGAGTAAAGAATACCCTTTTGCGTTTATGTTGGCCTGTGCTGGATATTTGTTGACCATGGTGGCTGATTGTGTGGTTTCTTATGTGTACGGGAAGGGGAAGAGTTCATCTAATCATGGTGATTTGGAACTTCAAGGTAAGAGACTGTTTCctgtattttttttgtttgagttGAGAAATTCtggggaaagaaaaagaggttTACCCTTGTTTGGTTGCTGAGGCAAGGAGGGAAACATTTAGAGCTAATGACTGTTAATCATTATCCAGATATAGCTGTTAGGTGAGACAAGAAAAGGCCCATGGTTTTGTTTCATATGTCATGTCttgtttatttattacttGTTAAAGAAATGGTTtagggaaaggaaaaaaaatatgagtaACCATGTTTGGTTGCTGGGAAACTTTGGGAGAAAGATAAGTTGTTTCTGCTCGAAATTTTCTTGATAAAGACTTTAGGACTAAGAATGGTTTCTGAATGGTTTAATGCGGTTGTTGAGTAATAAATAATCTTAGGCTGGCAAAGACTTTTGATTTTATGGTGATCCTGGCGGTTGAACTGTTACAATGAGAGCTGTAACAGGGACAATCAAATCACAATTTCACTTTCTTGCTAAGTACGTGTCTTGTCTAAACTGCAGGGCCCGAGCAGACCAAAAGTAATCCTCATTGTCATGGCAATCCGCCAGTAAGCTACATATGGTCCTTTTCTTACAGAATTTATTCCTAGGACTAGGTTTCTGTTGATGTTTGATGGCCTTGTTTGCTTTTGTAGAGTGGCAATGGCACTGATACAGCCTGCGCACAGTCGTCATCACTCACAACCGTGAGTTCCTTTGGGGACAGTGTTTTATTGATTGTTGCCTTGTGCTTCCATTCAGTCTTCGAGGGCATTGCGATTGGAGTTGCAAAGACAGAAGCCGATGCCTGGAAGGCATTGTGGACGATCTCCTTGCACAAGATATTTGCAGCAATTGCGATGGGGATAGCACTGCTCCGGATGATCCCTGACCGTCCACTGCTGTCGTGTGTAGCCTACGCTTTCGCATTCGCCATTTCAAGTCCTGTCGGAGTGGCCATTGGGATCATAATCGATGCCACAACTCAGGGTGCTGTGGCTGATTGGATCTTCGCCATATCGATGGGCTTAGCATGTGGAGTGTTCATCTACGTATCAATAAACCATCTGCTATCCAAAGGTTACACTCCCCAGAAGACAGTTTCAGTTGACACACCCCATCACAAGTTTTTCGCTGTCTTGTTAGGTGTTGGAGTGATTGCTGTTGTGATGATCTGGGACACCTGATAGTTATTGCAACTTGGGTACCTTCTGAGTTTTGGTTTGCTTAAGTCTAAAGGGATTAGGATTTCTCTTGTATTTGTCATAATTGCTTAATCACTTGCTTTCATTCTATTGGTCCATAGAACTATAATTCTTCTCCATGGAAAGAAAAGAACCTATAAATTGGCTTTATCATATGTACCTTTGATGGACATAGAGTCAGAATCTAATATGGAATCACGTGGATCAAAGCTAGGGAATGTCTGGACAAGTGGTATCTGCCAAAACTAGATTCCATGCTGACTATAATACATGAATCATGTTAAGCACAACTTCATAAGAGGGTATAGATCTTACCGGTGATGATAAATTAAAGTCAGATTCATCTAGTGACTCTTGCCTTCTGGAAACAGAGGTAGATCAGCAACACACTTCAGCCCTTGAAATAAACACCTTTTTTGTGTTGCTTGAGTTCAATGGGTTTGCCACGCCTGGTATTCCAGGCCGAACCATGTACTTAATCAGACACAATGCAAGCATGGAAACTATTTAGTATTATAACTATACCAAGAGAGAAGAGACTGGGGTATAGAAAAGTTCATTAGTAAACCGAGAACATGAATTGCCCCAAAAGGGGAAAGATTTGGATCAGCAGCTTGAGAAGCAGTTTCCGATTCAAAAATCTACAATAAAAAGTGTATTATTggtaaaatttcattaaattctCTAAGAAAAGTTTCTAGAGTACAATTGTGAAATTTGAAGTAGCTGAGTGAGTAATATCCAATGCTCTAGAGGTCCACATGAAGAGCTTTCTCGAGGCAAACAGATACTATAATGGGCCCAGCCAAATCTCCAACAGCACAGCCTGTTATGATGCCATTGTAAGACAGTTAAAACTTATACACAAATTTCTGATGTGGGTAACTGGTAACTATTTGCTATAAACTACAAAGAGCAAAAGACGCATACAGGTGCCTAACTTACCAATCCACTGACCCATTGAAGGACGGATAAAAGTGGCACCAATCCCTGCTCCAATGGAAGCAAAAATCAATGAAGCTCCACACCTGATTGTAATACCAGAAATCTTCTTTCCAAGAAGTTTAGCTTGCTCTGTAATGTTGACCCCATCAGTCTCTTCAGAGTTCGTTATGCGAGAAAAGCATCGGTAGATTTCAATACCAGATTGGACAAGCCATGCTGCCGCAACTCCAAGAAAATGACCTGAATAAACATCAGGCAGCAAACAAAGATGTTACGAAGCTAAACCAACAATTTAACAATATAACAGAGGCATATGATAATGGTTTTGACCTCTCAAAGTTGTTCTGCTAACTCTGAAGAAGTACACTGTAGTAAGCATTCCCCTTTGGGACTTCCGGGCAGCTGATTTTGGAACATCTGCATATCTTGATCAAACTCATCAGTGGCTAATACCAAAAATTGGAAAGCAAGaagattttgaataataagagtaaaagcatttttttctcttttacgTTCAAGCAGGCAAGTTATAGTACAGCCACCACCATAACTTTGTAGAATGATGGACAAGAAGTACCTTTAAGGAGTTTCCACGCCATGCGTTGTGAAACATAAAGGACAGCAAGTCTTTCAAGGACCCGTCTTGTAGTTACAACAGTGGTCTGAGAAGGCAAAAAACACAATAGAGTTAAGCTGGTCCTTAAATAGTAAAGGATTGTCTCAATTGCAGGGCAATGTGCTTCAAATATGGAAATTAACAATTCGCAGCaaacatatttataattttatattgagGACTGGAGCTTAGATTTAGTAAGCTCCACAGAAAGAACAATTGAACATATTCGTCATGTGTAAATATGAAGTTAATTATCATCTAAATTACACAACTccatataattttattaattttaactGCTTACATTGATGAATCATACACATATCTGGTTTTTTGCTTGAGTATCACTGAACAAGCATATCAGAATTTCATATGATACAGACAACATAAAAGAGACAGATTAACAATATAGTGAAACTGGCTCAGTGGCAGGATTTCATAAAAAGGTCAAGGCAAGAGTAAAGGGAAACAACTCACCTCACGAATTATTTGCTTCACTGATTTTTTGAAGGGAACAACTAAATCCACATGGCGCTCTTCTGGAGTGTCCTGCAGGAAgtcatcatcatcttcttctgTGTCCATAGCAGGCTCCAATAGAGGCAAATAGAACATCAGAAATGACCTCAAGGTTGTCAGAGCAAATGGCCTAAACTCAAAAGCTGAAAAAAGAGGCTTTAACTCAATCTTATACTCCTTCACAGAGTATTTGATAGCATCATTCTTAAATATATCTTCAGATGCTCTCCGTATACTTGAGATGTAATCTTCAGGCAATGCCCCGGCAGCGTCACAATGAGAAACCTTGGGATGACTGCAGCACAACCACTAGGgattaaatataaactttttaCTCATTCCACCATCAACCCCTTTACCCAATCACCATCATAAGCAAGTAGTAATTCTTAGAACAATGTGAAATAGAATAAACCAGGCTAATGACGTCAACTTCATGCATAACAAAGACACAAATTCACGACAATAATTAACTAAGCAATTAGAATGTAGCCTTCTAAACCAAACCCAGCTGTCTAATATAGTACTAAAAACCAAATTCGACACTTAAATCAATATTGTGAAGATTCTAAAGAAAACCGAATGTTAATCCAATCCATATCAGCACTGTTCAATACACATATCAAACACAGGCACACATACACACACAGATGATGAAATGTATAAGCATATACATGTATAGACATATAGACATGTAACATGCATACGAGACCAAAACCAATTGCCTAATATCATGAACATCCATTATCCAATTTAATCAAATCAGCACTGTTCACTGAGCAATACAAGAATCAAATTCAGCCGCACATACACATACACATATGATGACATGAACACTGACATACAATAAACACAATTTGCCTAAATACCATCAAAAGCCAGAACCTTCTGCTAATCACCACTGTCAACAAAGCAATAACAAACAAAAGTAAACaaataaatggatataaacATACCCAAAAAGGAACTTAGAGGCAAAAGGGGCTCCAGCAGCGACGGTAGCAGCGGCTGATGCGGCGGCAGCGGAGGCAGAAAAGAAGCCAGTAGAGTGGAAGCTTTGTGGAGGGCAAAAGCTTGGGCTTTTCTTGTATAGATCTAGCAATATTGCTATTCCCGCCATTGTTATTCCTCAGTATGCAGCTAATAACACAATACATAAAAGAGACCCACTTTGCCTTATATCACTACCATAACAATGATCAGGTCAAGTTGCTTTCTACCCTTTTGGTTTTCTCTAGGAAAGTTGAGGGGTTTGAGGTTATTAACTTCTGATTCAAAACAATAAGTAAAGGTGTTAACAAGGGTGAGCTTAGAGGCACTGGAAAAGACTTGATTTTtgcaagagagagagagcgacTTAACCAAGCTCTTTCCTTTCCTGAAATTTCCTCGTTTGTTGGGTTTTGTTTGGTTTCTGAGAAAGCTAGGAAGCAAGGCCCATACATTACATTGGCTTAGGctgtggtttttttttttttcgtaaAAAGCTAGGaatagttttttaaaaaaattatttactaatttttaattaaaatatttaataattaaaaataaagttgaattttttcacccaaaataatcaaatttcccatatttaaaaaaaggaaTACTTAATTAATTCACTCATGCAGCCAAACAAGTCATATCCCTGCATCCCAAACAGAGCCTTTTCTTTCCAGGCTGGTAATAACGATTCAAAATCCCGCCACCTGTAagcacaaaaacaaaaataaacaaaaaaacccACATTCTTCCCCAAAGTTCTTACCTTTTTGAGAAATCAAGggtttttattgaaattaaggTTCTGATTTAGCCCAAGATTAggtgaaaaggaaaatgaactTGGGGGATTTACACAAGGTTTGGGAAATCAAAGCATTGAAAAGGAAACCAGGAGAAGAAGAAGCCAAAAAGATCTTGGAGAAAATCGCCAAACAGGTTCAACCCATTATGCGTAAGCACAAATGGAGAGTCAAGCTCCTCTCAGAATTCTGGTAAATTTTGTATCTTCCTATTTTTTTAGAGAAAGggagctcttttttttttttcttttaaattttgctgaatatgattttttttttatgggatTTTTAGCCCGAATAATCCGGCTCTGTTAGGGTTGAATGTGGGAGGTGGAGTGCACGTGAAGTTAAGGCTGCGGAGACCTAACCGGGATTGGGATTTTTATCCCTT contains:
- the LOC18593308 gene encoding zinc transporter 11, with the translated sequence MKLSRFLFFLLLSLSLFLSATSHGGSDDDDKGAGESNEPPHSLRSKSLVLVKIWCLILVFVGTFIGGVSPYFLKWNQGFLVLGTQFAGGVFLGTAMMHFLSDANETFEDLTSKEYPFAFMLACAGYLLTMVADCVVSYVYGKGKSSSNHGDLELQGPEQTKSNPHCHGNPPSGNGTDTACAQSSSLTTVSSFGDSVLLIVALCFHSVFEGIAIGVAKTEADAWKALWTISLHKIFAAIAMGIALLRMIPDRPLLSCVAYAFAFAISSPVGVAIGIIIDATTQGAVADWIFAISMGLACGVFIYVSINHLLSKGYTPQKTVSVDTPHHKFFAVLLGVGVIAVVMIWDT
- the LOC18593310 gene encoding uncharacterized protein LOC18593310 encodes the protein MAGIAILLDLYKKSPSFCPPQSFHSTGFFSASAAAASAAATVAAGAPFASKFLFGHPKVSHCDAAGALPEDYISSIRRASEDIFKNDAIKYSVKEYKIELKPLFSAFEFRPFALTTLRSFLMFYLPLLEPAMDTEEDDDDFLQDTPEERHVDLVVPFKKSVKQIIRETTVVTTRRVLERLAVLYVSQRMAWKLLKDVPKSAARKSQRGMLTTVYFFRVSRTTLRGHFLGVAAAWLVQSGIEIYRCFSRITNSEETDGVNITEQAKLLGKKISGITIRCGASLIFASIGAGIGATFIRPSMGQWIGCAVGDLAGPIIVSVCLEKALHVDL